In Cervus elaphus chromosome 29, mCerEla1.1, whole genome shotgun sequence, a single window of DNA contains:
- the DEFB134 gene encoding beta-defensin 134, giving the protein MATLGQPASDPARSLLNKTVPAMESPFTVFVFLIFWDTTLAGLNPLSSELYRRCYKNGTCRLECFGSEMLVAYCMFQLECCLKGNPEP; this is encoded by the exons ATGGCGACTCTAG GACAGCCTGCATCAGACCCTGCCAGGAGCCTCCTCAACAAGACAGTGCCAGCCATGGAGTCTCCCTTCACTGTGTTCGTGTTTCTCATCTTTTGGGATACAACACTAGCAG gCTTGAATCCATTATCATCAGAATTATACAGAAGATGTTATAAAAATGGTACCTGCAGACTTGAGTGCTTTGGAAGTGAAATGTTAGTTGCCTACTGTATGTTTCAGCTGGAGTGCTGTCTCAAAGGAAACCCTGAACCCTGA